Proteins encoded in a region of the Phoenix dactylifera cultivar Barhee BC4 chromosome 3, palm_55x_up_171113_PBpolish2nd_filt_p, whole genome shotgun sequence genome:
- the LOC103700711 gene encoding transcription factor DIVARICATA-like — MVRLKTTGAADFPLDFSSRSLFCFFELYNSLGGSALRPCRSSIWRKMSSNSWMEVLPPTSPCFSSSSWFLGQKRSGSWTQEQNKLFEDALARIDGDNPDRWEKVAAMIPGKSVRDIISHYKDLEDDVSDIEAGRIPFPGYSCSPSSFTLDWANRHGYCEGLRPAYCVAGGRRSGGRPDQERKKGVPWSEEEHKLFLLGLQKYGKGDWRNISRHFVVSRTPTQVASHAQKYFIRLNSGGKDKRRSSIHDITTVDFPNNTPPSPPVLSTQSSSAATAGVPDLFSEMLDSTQPNDAFNSSANGNQFMQPPSSYGIKLQPQNTLQDPPLGSCRMLFQMHPRG; from the exons ATGGTTCGGTTGAAAACTACGGGTGCTGCTGATTTCCCCCTCGATTTCTCATCGAGGTCTCTGTTTTGTTTTTTCGAGCTATATAATTCCCTTGGCGGATCTGCCCTCCGCCCCTGCCGCTCTTCCATCTGGAGAAAAATGTCGAGCAACTCATGGATGGAAGTTCTGCCTCCAACATCCCCTTGCTTTTCGAGCTCAAGTTGGTTTCTTGGCCAGAAGAGGAGCGGGAGTTGGACCCAAGAGCAGAACAAGCTCTTCGAGGATGCCCTGGCGCGCATCGACGGCGACAACCCGGACCGGTGGGAGAAGGTGGCGGCCATGATCCCTGGGAAGTCGGTGCGGGACATCATCTCCCATTACAAGGATCTGGAGGACGACGTGAGCGACATAGAAGCTGGGCGGATCCCATTCCCTGGCTATAGCTGCAGCCCTTCGTCGTTCACGCTGGATTGGGCCAACCGCCACGGCTACTGCGAGGGGTTGAGGCCCGCGTACTGCGTCGCCGGCGGGAGGAGGTCGGGAGGGAGACCGGatcaagagaggaagaagggagtGCCTTGGAGCGAAGAGGAGCACAA GCTATTCCTTCTAGGACTCCAAAAATACGGTAAAGGGGATTGGAGAAACATATCTCGGCATTTTGTCGTCTCCAGGACGCCTACCCAAGTGGCCAGCCATGCGCAGAAGTACTTCATCAGGCTTAATTCGGGCGGCAAAGATAAGAGGAGGTCTAGCATCCACGACATCACAACCGTCGACTTTCCAAATAATACGCCTCCTTCGCCACCTGTGCTCTCGACGCAGTCAAGCTCGGCTGCCACCGCTGGAGTACCCGACCTATTCTCGGAGATGCTCGATTCGACTCAGCCAAATGACGCCTTCAATTCATCGGCAAATGGCAATCAGTTCATGCAGCCGCCCTCCTCCTATGGGATCAAACTGCAGCCTCAAAATACTCTCCAGGATCCTCCGCTCGGCAGCTGTCGCATGCTATTTCAAATGCACCCTCGCGGATAG
- the LOC103723673 gene encoding protein OCTOPUS-like — translation MSLQVHQPTHDQLHRLPSSSCHLHPDELVTGFCASCLRERLADLDTAAAASSSSTRKSTSSSAFKSLLFKAAGGGPPTSSNSTSSSFLRPELRRCKSFSCGRGDGFAGPRASAAFEPQRKSCDVRVRNTLWSLFHQDDKNRHRDVVLPSAAAAPAGGQIEVECLSASVAAPVLETREEDEAEEEKQQEEEQGRDNEDEITIMDPVLVVGTSGEIEEGVREEEAELKPMKDHIDLDSGAQAKKPPPKDLKEIAGSFWLAASVFSKKLQKWRGKQKLKKQQAGSKAAASAMPPPGKPHPPSRRFRDTQSEVAVDAFGRRSCDIDPRFSLDAGRISFDDPRFSWDEPRASWDGYLVGGRSVFHRLPPMLSVVEDAPVPAVERSDSQIPVEEDAVPPGGSIQTRDYYSDTSGRRRWSFERSNSVRKVTVETNEPKPASDAKVSPGSGTEFFPFQPGSLLDRDILRGFSSNSLREDRSESFESAFGEPYKGSCTKKPRRWGKAWNIWGLINRRGGSRGGGGVVVDRSLSESWPELRARGCSGRILRCNSSASSRSSLGGNGGIGSMSRSGMGKKRREEIVLERNRSDRFSPTHFDIGSLRWRDGGWGKGRNINSHHWATRSTLGSY, via the coding sequence ATGAGTCTCCAAGTCCACCAGCCGACTCACGACCAACTCCACcgcctcccttcttcctcttgccACCTCCACCCTGACGAGCTCGTCACCGGCTTCTGCGCTTCGTGTCTCCGCGAGCGCCTCGCCGACCTcgacaccgccgccgccgcctcttcctcctccacccGTAAGTCCACTTCCTCCTCCGCATTCAAATCCCTCTTGTTCAAGGCTGCTGGAGGAGGGCCGCCCACATCCTCGAACTCcacctcctcttccttcttgcGCCCGGAGCTCCGACGCTGCAAGTCCTTTTCCTGCGGCCGTGGCGACGGCTTCGCCGGGCCCCGCGCCTCCGCCGCCTTCGAGCCCCAGCGTAAGTCCTGCGACGTCCGGGTGCGCAACACCCTCTGGTCCCTCTTCCACCAGGACGACAAGAATCGGCACCGCGACGTTGTCCTCCCATCCGCCGCGGCGGCGCCGGCGGGCGGCCAGATCGAGGTTGAGTGCCTCTCTGCCTCCGTCGCGGCTCCCGTGCTCGAAACCCGGGAAGAGgatgaggcggaggaggagaagcaGCAGGAGGAGGAGCAGGGGAGAGACAACGAGGACGAAATCACGATCATGGATCCCGTCCTGGTGGTGGGAACGTCGGGGGAGATCGAGGAAGGAGTGCGGGAGGAGGAAGCGGAGCTGAAGCCGATGAAGGACCATATAGATCTGGACTCCGGCGCCCAGGCTAAAAAGCCTCCTCCCAAGGACCTCAAGGAGATCGCCGGCAGTTTCTGGCTTGCGGCCTccgtcttcagcaagaagcTCCAGAAGTGGCGGGGGAAGCAGAAGCTCAAGAAGCAGCAGGCCGGCAGCAAGGCGGCTGCGTCCGCTATGCCGCCACCGGGGAAGCCCCACCCACCGTCCCGCCGGTTCCGCGACACGCAATCGGAGGTCGCTGTCGACGCGTTCGGACGGCGGTCATGCGACATCGACCCGCGGTTCTCCCTCGACGCCGGCCGGATCTCCTTCGACGACCCCCGGTTCTCGTGGGACGAGCCGAGGGCCTCGTGGGACGGCTACCTCGTCGGAGGCCGATCCGTGTTCCATCGCCTCCCTCCCATGCTCTCCGTCGTGGAGGACGCCCCTGTTCCCGCCGTAGAGCGATCGGACAGCCAGATCCCCGTCGAGGAGGACGCCGTGCCCCCGGGCGGCTCCATACAGACCCGAGACTACTACTCGGACACGTCTGGCCGGCGGCGGTGGAGCTTCGAGCGGTCGAACTCTGTCCGGAAGGTGACGGTCGAGACTAACGAGCCGAAGCCGGCCTCCGATGCCAAGGTATCTCCCGGCAGCGGCACCGAGTTCTTCCCCTTCCAGCCGGGAAGCTTGCTCGACAGGGATATCTTGCGAGGTTTCAGCTCAAATTCTCTGAGGGAGGACCGGTCCGAGAGCTTCGAATCGGCTTTCGGAGAGCCCTACAAGGGGAGTTGTACAAAGAAGCCCAGGAGGTGGGGCAAGGCATGGAACATCTGGGGGCTTATAAACCGCAGAGGCGGGAGCAGAGGAGGAGGCGGCGTGGTGGTCGATAGATCCCTGTCGGAGTCCTGGCCTGAGCTGCGGGCGCGGGGTTGCAGCGGCAGGATCTTGCGGTGCAACAGCAGCGCAAGCTCGAGGAGCTCTTTGGGTGGAAATGGTGGTATCGGGAGCATGAGCAGGAGCGGCatggggaagaagaggagggaggagattgtgttggaGAGGAACCGGAGCGACAGGTTTTCTCCCACCCACTTTGACATTGGGTCGCTCAGGTGGCGGGATGGGGGATGGGGGAAGGGAAGGAACATCAATTCTCACCACTGGGCAACAAGGAGCACGCTCGGATCGTACTGA